From a single Methylacidiphilum kamchatkense Kam1 genomic region:
- the odhB gene encoding 2-oxoglutarate dehydrogenase complex dihydrolipoyllysine-residue succinyltransferase, protein MDIKMPSVGESIESGLIGKWLKKEGERVQSGDALCEIETEKITTEIYAEKEGILHILVKEGSEVKVGQTIAQLEELPSEKMEQEPSASIKEKEEQEEKTVLEPQKESIEPVKKKEEEEKASVEAPLMRPGRITKEMALQLMEEEKEEKEEKKEEAKEVESFAIGPQEKRKPLSPIRKKIAQRLLEAHIGTAHLTTFNEVDMSTVLELRKNYGKRFEEKYGVKLGLMSFFVRAVVEALKKIPEVGARIEEDELVYPSTLDLGIAVATEKGLIVPVIRSAENLSFAQIEKTIQELAIKARSGKITLEDIEGGVFTITNGGVFGSMLSTPILNPPQSGILGMHAIKERPVAINGKVEIRPVMYLALTYDHRVIDGKEAVSFLVLVKEFIEQPASVLLEV, encoded by the coding sequence ATGGATATAAAAATGCCTTCTGTTGGTGAATCGATTGAATCTGGATTGATTGGCAAATGGCTGAAAAAAGAAGGAGAAAGAGTACAATCTGGAGATGCCTTGTGTGAAATTGAAACCGAGAAGATTACTACTGAAATTTACGCTGAGAAAGAAGGAATATTGCATATTCTTGTCAAAGAAGGTTCAGAGGTGAAGGTTGGGCAAACCATTGCTCAATTAGAAGAATTGCCTTCGGAAAAGATGGAGCAAGAGCCTAGTGCAAGTATCAAAGAAAAAGAAGAACAAGAGGAAAAAACAGTTTTAGAACCGCAGAAAGAGTCAATAGAGCCAGTAAAAAAGAAAGAGGAGGAAGAAAAGGCTTCTGTAGAGGCTCCTCTGATGCGTCCTGGTAGGATAACCAAAGAGATGGCGCTACAATTGATGGAGGAAGAAAAAGAAGAAAAGGAAGAAAAAAAAGAAGAAGCAAAAGAAGTCGAGTCTTTTGCTATAGGTCCTCAAGAAAAAAGAAAACCACTGAGTCCTATCCGCAAGAAGATTGCTCAGCGTTTGCTGGAAGCCCATATTGGCACCGCTCATTTAACTACGTTCAATGAAGTCGACATGAGTACGGTGCTAGAATTAAGAAAAAATTATGGGAAGAGATTCGAAGAGAAATATGGGGTCAAACTGGGACTGATGTCCTTTTTTGTTCGAGCGGTAGTGGAGGCTTTGAAAAAAATACCAGAGGTCGGTGCGCGGATTGAAGAGGATGAACTCGTTTATCCTTCCACTTTGGATCTAGGAATAGCTGTTGCAACAGAAAAAGGGTTGATCGTACCAGTGATTCGTAGCGCCGAAAATCTAAGTTTTGCTCAGATTGAAAAAACGATTCAAGAACTAGCTATAAAAGCCAGAAGTGGGAAAATTACACTCGAAGACATTGAAGGAGGAGTCTTTACGATAACCAATGGCGGTGTCTTTGGCTCTATGCTTTCTACGCCTATACTGAATCCGCCTCAAAGCGGCATTCTTGGAATGCATGCTATTAAAGAAAGGCCTGTAGCAATCAATGGGAAAGTGGAAATCAGACCCGTTATGTATCTTGCTCTTACCTACGATCATCGGGTGATTGATGGGAAAGAAGCTGTCAGCTTTTTAGTCCTTGTCAAAGAGTTTATCGAACAACCCGCCTCTGTTCTTTTGGAAGTGTAA
- the lpdA gene encoding dihydrolipoyl dehydrogenase, with product MDTFDVGVIGSGPGGYVAAIRAAQLGLKVAIIEKDKTLGGTCLNVGCIPSKALLSLSEYYHFAKTKFAENGLLVDNLRFDLDKLMKKKDQVVYKLVKGVDFLMKKNGIEVFHGKGSLVDPQTIFIAEENEGERRIKAKNIILATGSAPASLSFLPPFNDQIVDSTSALQFSSVPRSMAVIGAGAVGLELGSVWSRLGSKVYVIELLPRICPLMDHSVSSTLETFLRNQGIEFFLNTKIISATSNTNEVLLELVSGSKTYSLSVEKVLVAVGRIPYTHGLNLQQIGISTTKKGSVEVNAWWQTNFAHIYAIGDLVEGPMLAHRAQLEGIAVAEIIAGLRFPQLNYALIPSIIYTSPEAGGIGFTEEELQAAKRDYKKGLSKFSINGRALAGDVGEGFVKILVDTKNDKILGIHGVGPVISELISMSTPLFLRKVSGVDFLDLPLAHPTLSEVLREAALDAYKRSIHS from the coding sequence ATGGATACATTTGATGTAGGCGTCATTGGATCTGGTCCTGGTGGCTATGTAGCCGCCATTCGAGCAGCTCAGCTCGGCTTGAAAGTGGCAATTATTGAGAAAGACAAGACTCTTGGAGGTACCTGCCTGAATGTGGGATGTATTCCGAGTAAAGCCCTCCTGTCTCTTTCTGAATATTACCATTTTGCCAAGACAAAGTTTGCTGAAAATGGATTGCTCGTTGACAATCTTCGCTTCGATCTCGATAAACTCATGAAGAAAAAAGACCAAGTCGTCTATAAGCTGGTCAAGGGAGTGGATTTTCTCATGAAGAAAAACGGGATTGAAGTATTTCATGGGAAAGGATCGCTTGTAGATCCTCAAACGATCTTCATAGCCGAAGAAAATGAAGGAGAACGTAGAATTAAAGCTAAAAATATTATCCTTGCTACAGGTAGTGCACCAGCTTCTCTGTCTTTTCTGCCTCCCTTTAACGATCAGATTGTGGATAGCACATCAGCCCTTCAGTTTAGTTCTGTTCCCAGAAGTATGGCTGTTATAGGTGCTGGAGCTGTTGGACTAGAGCTAGGATCTGTGTGGAGTAGACTTGGATCTAAAGTGTATGTTATAGAGCTTTTGCCAAGAATTTGTCCATTGATGGATCATTCCGTATCCAGCACTTTAGAAACCTTTCTTCGAAATCAAGGAATAGAATTTTTTCTTAATACCAAAATCATCTCTGCAACGAGCAATACAAACGAAGTCTTACTTGAATTAGTTTCAGGATCCAAGACCTACTCGCTCAGTGTCGAAAAAGTACTCGTGGCCGTAGGGAGAATTCCTTATACTCATGGCTTGAATTTGCAACAAATAGGCATCAGTACTACAAAGAAAGGCAGTGTAGAGGTAAATGCATGGTGGCAAACAAATTTTGCCCATATTTATGCAATTGGCGATTTAGTGGAAGGGCCGATGCTTGCTCATAGAGCTCAACTAGAAGGAATAGCGGTCGCTGAAATCATTGCTGGGCTTCGGTTCCCACAACTCAACTATGCGCTCATCCCCTCTATTATTTATACCTCTCCTGAAGCAGGAGGAATTGGCTTTACAGAAGAAGAATTGCAAGCAGCTAAAAGAGACTATAAAAAGGGTTTATCGAAGTTCTCTATTAATGGAAGGGCATTGGCTGGGGATGTCGGCGAAGGATTTGTAAAAATTTTGGTGGATACCAAAAATGATAAGATTTTGGGAATCCATGGAGTGGGACCCGTTATTTCCGAGCTCATTTCGATGTCGACCCCATTGTTTTTAAGAAAGGTTAGCGGGGTGGATTTCCTAGACCTGCCATTAGCGCATCCTACGCTTTCTGAAGTGCTTCGTGAGGCAGCGCTTGATGCCTATAAACGGTCGATTCATTCATAA
- the alr gene encoding alanine racemase, with product MSYKNYYPFFSAAPLPRSWVEIDGQALRFNIRVARNRIPKKTKIIAVVKSNAYGHGLVPISRELVQSGIEVLGINNVDEVIELRNAGIQNPLLILCPILPPEAPLVIANNAWVVVSSFNEAKWLNKAAEHLGKKAIIHLKIDTGMGRLGFIPSNFVKEMEKIKKLSSVCIGAVCTHFSQADADIEATEKQWLELLKLKEYFKGLPIHVANSAALWRKSVYACDYVRIGLALYGLAPMSFLRRLLKPIMSWKCKVVLIKELPKNHPISYGATYRLKKPSKIAVLSIGYGDGYLRSLSNKAFVLIKGKRCPVRGAVTMNQIMVDISELSSCKIGEEAVLIGTQGKESINADELAKLAGTISYEILTNIHSNIPRQYRHFLSCSNASVHYYE from the coding sequence ATGAGCTATAAGAATTACTATCCTTTTTTTTCGGCTGCGCCTCTACCCCGTAGTTGGGTAGAAATTGATGGGCAGGCTTTGCGCTTTAATATCCGCGTGGCAAGAAACAGGATTCCCAAAAAAACAAAAATTATTGCTGTTGTTAAGTCTAATGCCTACGGCCATGGCCTTGTTCCTATATCCAGAGAACTTGTGCAATCTGGGATCGAAGTTCTTGGAATCAACAACGTCGATGAGGTTATCGAACTGAGAAATGCTGGTATCCAAAATCCTTTATTAATCTTATGTCCTATATTGCCTCCGGAAGCTCCACTTGTGATCGCCAATAATGCCTGGGTGGTTGTCTCTTCATTCAATGAGGCAAAATGGCTCAATAAAGCAGCAGAACATTTAGGCAAAAAGGCAATAATTCATCTTAAAATAGATACAGGGATGGGAAGACTTGGATTTATCCCTTCTAATTTTGTTAAAGAGATGGAAAAAATAAAAAAACTTTCTTCTGTCTGTATCGGTGCAGTGTGCACCCATTTTTCCCAAGCAGATGCAGATATAGAAGCGACTGAGAAGCAGTGGCTTGAGCTATTAAAATTAAAGGAGTATTTCAAAGGCCTTCCCATTCATGTTGCCAATAGTGCGGCTTTATGGCGGAAAAGCGTTTATGCTTGCGATTATGTACGGATCGGTCTTGCCCTATATGGACTTGCCCCCATGTCATTCCTACGAAGGCTTCTTAAACCAATTATGAGCTGGAAATGCAAAGTCGTGCTTATAAAAGAGCTTCCCAAAAACCATCCAATCAGCTATGGAGCTACTTACAGACTTAAAAAACCTTCTAAGATCGCAGTGCTTTCCATCGGTTATGGCGATGGCTATCTCCGATCGCTTTCTAATAAAGCCTTTGTACTTATCAAAGGAAAAAGATGTCCAGTCCGTGGAGCGGTTACAATGAACCAGATCATGGTGGATATCAGCGAACTGTCTTCATGTAAAATTGGCGAGGAGGCGGTATTGATCGGTACGCAAGGAAAAGAATCCATTAATGCAGACGAACTGGCCAAGCTTGCTGGAACAATTTCCTATGAAATACTCACTAATATCCATTCAAACATTCCAAGACAGTATCGGCATTTTCTTTCCTGCTCTAATGCTTCCGTGCATTATTATGAATGA
- the tsaB gene encoding tRNA (adenosine(37)-N6)-threonylcarbamoyltransferase complex dimerization subunit type 1 TsaB — MILSIDTSSEIGSVALAENHQVVWRSYFKGKRHFSSLFDCLEKLNLASLKIEKIFVGTGPGSFSSIRVGIAAAQGISIAKNASILSIPSIWSIGLQFSHIPSLGIFSDARRGELFCSLFSYGKLVQGPYLIEQQKLTEIIKTVDLAVSPEALHDNMTQVFPRAEDFFLLPENCPPFDNTPFPEPIYLRGPV; from the coding sequence ATGATCCTTTCAATTGATACCTCTTCAGAAATAGGCAGTGTGGCTTTGGCAGAAAATCACCAAGTTGTCTGGCGCTCTTATTTTAAAGGAAAACGCCATTTTTCTTCTCTATTTGATTGTCTGGAAAAATTAAATTTGGCCTCTTTGAAGATCGAAAAGATCTTTGTTGGAACAGGACCAGGATCTTTTTCCTCTATCCGGGTAGGCATTGCAGCCGCACAAGGAATCAGCATAGCCAAAAATGCTTCAATTCTTTCCATTCCAAGCATTTGGTCTATAGGCCTTCAATTTTCTCATATTCCTTCCTTGGGAATATTTTCTGATGCCAGAAGAGGAGAACTTTTTTGTTCCCTCTTTTCTTATGGCAAACTCGTCCAAGGGCCTTATCTTATTGAGCAACAAAAACTGACAGAAATAATCAAAACGGTTGATTTAGCGGTTAGTCCAGAAGCCCTACATGACAACATGACTCAAGTTTTTCCAAGAGCCGAAGACTTTTTTCTACTTCCAGAAAATTGTCCTCCATTCGATAACACCCCTTTCCCAGAACCTATCTATTTAAGAGGCCCTGTTTAA
- the tsaE gene encoding tRNA (adenosine(37)-N6)-threonylcarbamoyltransferase complex ATPase subunit type 1 TsaE, giving the protein MDTEASIISKSPEETINFAKELVRPCQGGEVFALIGELGSGKTQLVKGAALALGFKGEVTSPTFSLVHCYKGEKFDIFHIDLYRVENVPSILSHYLEEILYAEAICFVEWPQKIEKLLPSWTQYWEITIIAQNERKIKRIR; this is encoded by the coding sequence ATGGATACAGAGGCTTCGATCATTTCCAAAAGTCCAGAGGAGACTATTAATTTTGCCAAAGAACTGGTAAGGCCTTGCCAGGGTGGAGAAGTGTTTGCATTGATCGGCGAGTTGGGATCGGGTAAGACCCAACTTGTCAAAGGTGCTGCTCTTGCTTTAGGTTTTAAAGGCGAGGTAACGAGTCCTACTTTTAGTTTGGTCCACTGTTATAAAGGAGAAAAGTTCGATATTTTTCATATTGACTTGTACAGAGTAGAAAACGTGCCTTCTATCTTATCTCATTATTTGGAAGAAATCTTGTATGCAGAAGCGATTTGTTTTGTAGAATGGCCCCAAAAAATAGAAAAACTATTACCTTCTTGGACCCAGTATTGGGAAATTACAATCATAGCTCAAAATGAAAGAAAAATTAAACGCATTCGTTGA